A stretch of the Conger conger chromosome 3, fConCon1.1, whole genome shotgun sequence genome encodes the following:
- the LOC133124387 gene encoding POU domain, class 3, transcription factor 4-like — translation MATAASNPYSIISSNSMVHVDSSVMQQGSPFRNHQKLLQSEYLQGVPSNGHPLGHQWVTSLSEGSPWSSSLAASPLEQQDVKPGREDLQLGAIIHHRSPHVAHHSPHTNHPAAWGTPVSHNSSINTGGQPINIYAQSGFTVNGMLDHGGLTPPPNSAQTQGLHPGLRDTPDHADIGAHHCHDHSDEETPTSDELEQFAKQFKQRRIKLGFTQADVGLALGTLYGNVFSQTTICRFEALQLSFKNMCKLKPLLNKWLEEADSSTGSPSSIDKIAAQGRKRKKRTSIEVSVKGVLETHFLKCPKPAALEISSLADSLQLEKEVVRVWFCNRRQKEKRMTPPGEQQPHEVYSHNVNTDNSTCHDL, via the coding sequence ATGGCCACAGCTGCATCGAATCCCTACAGCATTATCAGTTCCAACTCTATGGTTCATGTAGACTCCTCGGTCATGCAACAAGGGAGTCCTTTCAGGAATCATCAGAAACTTCTCCAAAGTGAATATCTACAGGGAGTCCCAAGCAACGGACACCCTCTCGGACACCAGTGGGTGACCAGTTTATCCGAGGGAAGTCCATGGTCATCGTCTTTAGCGGCCAGTCCTCTGGAGCAGCAGGACGTGAAACCGGGACGAGAAGACCTGCAACTTGGAGCGATCATTCATCACCGGTCCCCTCATGTCGCCCATCATTCGCCCCATACAAATCACCCAGCTGCATGGGGGACACCTGTGTCTCATAACTCATCTATAAACACCGGTGGACAACCTATCAACATCTACGCGCAGTCCGGCTTCACGGTCAATGGCATGCTAGATCACGGAGGTCTGACGCCTCCACCTAACTCGGCGCAAACCCAAGGCTTGCATCCAGGGCTACGAGACACTCCAGACCACGCCGACATCGGAGCGCACCACTGCCATGACCACTCCGACGAGGAAACGCCGACATCGGATGAGTTGGAACAATTCGCAAAGCAGTTCAAACAAAGGAGGATCAAGCTGGGGTTTACACAAGCAGACGTTGGGCTCGCGCTGGGGACTTTGTACGGCAACGTCTTCTCACAGACGACCATATGCAGGTTCGAAGCTCTGCAGCTCAGTTTCAAAAATATGTGCAAACTGAAGCCCTTGTTAAACAAGTGGCTGGAGGAGGCAGACTCGTCCACGGGAAGCCCGAGTAGCATCGATAAAATCGCCGCCCAGGGAAGGAAACGAAAGAAAAGGACCTCCATTGAGGTGAGCGTCAAAGGGGTACTGGAGACCCACTTTCTTAAATGCCCCAAACCCGCGGCTCTGGAGATATCCTCTTTGGCAGACAGCCTACAGCTAGAGAAGGAGGTGGTTCGTGTCTGGTTTTGTAACAGAAgacaaaaggagaaaagaatGACTCCGCCAGGAGAGCAGCAGCCGCACGAGGTGTACTCTCACAATGTTAATACGGACAACTCGACGTGCCATGATCTCTGA